A genome region from Alicyclobacillus acidocaldarius subsp. acidocaldarius DSM 446 includes the following:
- a CDS encoding cytochrome o ubiquinol oxidase subunit IV, giving the protein MNRTSRIEPVHPGGLAKYIIGYGLSLIFTAIAFWLALSHAMSIRPLIILLFVLAALQIGVQLFFFMHVTEGDGPPYHALLLLLGMIFTFAVAMMSMWIMAFGTNVSY; this is encoded by the coding sequence GTGAATCGCACGTCACGCATTGAACCCGTTCATCCGGGTGGGCTCGCTAAGTACATCATTGGTTACGGTTTGTCACTAATCTTCACGGCAATTGCTTTTTGGCTGGCATTAAGTCACGCAATGTCGATACGTCCGCTCATCATCTTGTTGTTCGTTCTGGCAGCTTTACAAATTGGTGTTCAGTTGTTCTTCTTCATGCACGTGACCGAGGGTGATGGTCCTCCCTATCATGCGTTGCTCTTGCTCTTAGGGATGATTTTTACATTTGCTGTAGCCATGATGTCGATGTGGATTATGGCATTTGGC